The Bactrocera dorsalis isolate Fly_Bdor chromosome 2, ASM2337382v1, whole genome shotgun sequence region GCAGTTTATTGTGAATTACTAAGGAGTATTGTGAATTGAGTGGATGAAAATAACTATTTACGGTTATtgtgcgttttttttaattttgggtgTGCTTCGTGTATTGTGAATTGAGTGGATGAAAATATCAGTCTCCTATAACATTCGAAGTGAACACATACGGTAGCACAATGTCAACTCCTAGATTACGAGAGAAAATTTATCTTCTTGGGCATTACTCGAATGAAATTGTTGGAAGTAAACTGCCATCGGTGAAACAAGTGTTAAacgttttctttttcaatttgcgAGTGTGTAAGTTAACCGTACGGGGAAGTGCCTCACTAGCTGTGCGGGAAGCGATGATATATTGGGAAAAAGCACGAATTCCGACGCAAGAGTTAAGGAATTGTATACCAAAGTTGGAAGGTCTGTATCAACAATGGAGGCAACTTCAAAAACATGCTGGAAGATTGTCGGAGgttcataagaaaaaagaaacagatTTCCTTGAAAAACTTGAGGACCTTTTTGATATAGCACACGCCAATGCTTTGAGTATCATTACCATTGAAGAAGATAAACAGTTCTTAATCAGTCAGCGGTTGAGAGGACGGCCAGGGTTTATGTATGGAATTGATTACCAGCTAATTGCGAAAGAAGCACGAGTTTCTGAACGAAAAATGCAAGAGATGAAGAGGAAAAAGCGAAGCGATCATGAAATGCAACCACTGAGTAAGTATCgattgtgtatataaatatttatggatttgtacatatgttttcatttgattaaatttttcaattttttcagctCAACCTGCTATGCTCATGACGTCTAGTTCAAGCAGTAGTGAAGATTTAGATTTCTGTGATTTGGAGGAAGTTCCGCGAGTCTCAAAAGATTTATCACCACAAGCAAAAAGGAAAAGGGGGCGTCGAACAATAATCACTCCTAAGCTTGCTGCTGCCTTGGATAAGTGCAAGATCAGTGACAGAAATGCTGTTCATATTCTGGTAGCTGCCATCGAAGCGCTTGGTTataatgttgaaaatttcgctATCAACAGGTGCTCTATTCACAATTTTCGAGAGAATCTTCGCGAACAAAAAGCTgctgaaatcaaaaatattttcaaggatAGGAAATTGCACGCTGCTACCTTGCATTGGGATGGTAAACTACTTCCAGCATTAACGGGTAAAGAGACAGTAGACCGACTTTCTGTAATTCTTTCAAATTGTGGTACTGATCAACTTCTTGGTGTACCGGCATTGCAATCGGGGAATGGAAAAGAACAAGCAACAGCTGTTTGTGAAACTCTTGCGGAATGGGGCCTTCAGGATTACGTAAAAGCATTAGTTTTTGACACAACAGCATCAAATACAGGCGCTTTTAAAGGTGCATGTGTTTTGATTGAAAACTTTCTGGAAAAAGATCTCTTGTATTTACCCTGTCGGCATCACATGTACGagataattttaaaagcaatttatGAGGAAAAGATGGGGAAAACTACAGGCCCAACTGtaccaatattaaaaaagttccaAACTGCTTGGTCTGGAATTAacgttaataattttaaaaccgGAATCGAGCATGAAAAGGTCAAGGAAAATTTGGATCCGGTCGACGTATCTCGAATTCTTGATT contains the following coding sequences:
- the LOC115065729 gene encoding uncharacterized protein LOC115065729; the encoded protein is MIYWEKARIPTQELRNCIPKLEGLYQQWRQLQKHAGRLSEVHKKKETDFLEKLEDLFDIAHANALSIITIEEDKQFLISQRLRGRPGFMYGIDYQLIAKEARVSERKMQEMKRKKRSDHEMQPLTQPAMLMTSSSSSSEDLDFCDLEEVPRVSKDLSPQAKRKRGRRTIITPKLAAALDKCKISDRNAVHILVAAIEALGYNVENFAINRCSIHNFRENLREQKAAEIKNIFKDRKLHAATLHWDGKLLPALTGKETVDRLSVILSNCGTDQLLGVPALQSGNGKEQATAVCETLAEWGLQDYVKALVFDTTASNTGAFKGACVLIENFLEKDLLYLPCRHHMYEIILKAIYEEKMGKTTGPTVPILKKFQTAWSGINVNNFKTGIEHEKVKENLDPVDVSRILDFVQDALQEQHPREDYREFLELTAIFLGTTPPRGVIFRVPGAIHHARWMAKAIYCLKIFMFRDEFKLSPHEENAICDICIFLIRVYVEAWFCAPSAAKAPYLDFSVLSTLYKYQNIDSDISRVALQKLKIICGIYLLNPSPSRSLTLICLLNQKEKWSVHYIVKQIYQKKIPKRLMCK